In Oryza sativa Japonica Group chromosome 3, ASM3414082v1, one DNA window encodes the following:
- the LOC4333788 gene encoding uncharacterized protein: MGTCVSRPSACVGGKPHTPRSGEAARAGGGARRRRRRGKSGRRKAPSRAASMETIQEGDVVPGSPPPPVASAAASSGAAGDHRTYSNPAFQVSGSIEEAWYDSFAMSESDGEDDFHSVQDDAFSLNGFENDAALSTRDANGGSFNGSSHSSEQHYRKPRSSELSRGNLENGVRSSVSHEDVASVSAEDSAHGGGGRILDDCGLLPNNCLPCIASAVGVNEKKRPLSTSPTHSMKMPSLKLSFKKKSGEAHPSSTLLSTKDFLERPLAGSQVQLCLLEKKILNSWSHIDPGTFRVRGSNYFRDKKKELAPNYAAYYPFGVDVYLSPQKLNHISRYVQLPDVQISSKLPPLLVVNVQVPLYPASLFQNEIDGEGMSFVLYFRLSDAYSKELPPSFIENIRKLVDDHVEKVKAFPMETTIPFRERLKILGRVANLEDLPLSAAERKLMHAYNEKPVLSRPQHEFYLGDNYFEVDIDMHRFSYISRKGFETFLDRLKICMLDVGLTIQGNKAEELPEQILCCVRLNGIDYTQYKPLMTHGA, encoded by the exons atgGGGACGTGCGTGTCGCGGCCGAGCGCGTGCGTGGGGGGGAAGCCCCACACGCCGCGGtcgggggaggcggcgcgggcgggcgggggagcgaggcggcggaggcggagggggaagTCCGGCCGGAGGAAGGCCCCGTCGCGGGCCGCGTCGATGGAGACCATCCAGGAGGGTGACGTCGTGCCTGGctccccgcctccgccggtcgcctccgccgccgcctcctccggtgCCGCCGGGGATCACCGGACCTACAGCAACCCCGCGTTCCAAG TTTCCGGGAGCATCGAGGAGGCATGGTACGACTCGTTTGCCATGAGCGAGTCGGACGGGGAGGACGATTTCCACAGCGTGCAAGATG ATGCTTTTTCGTTGAATGGGTTCGAGAACGATGCGGCATTGAGCACGAGAGATGCCAATGGGGGGAGCTTCAACGGAAGCTCACATTCATCGGAGCAGCACTACAGAAAGCCGAGGTCCAGCGAGCTGTCAAGGGGGAATTTGGAGAATGGTGTGCGGTCCTCTGTGAGCCATGAGGATGTGGCAAGTGTTTCAGCTGAGGATAGTGCACACGGCGGTGGAGGAAGGATACTGGACGACTGTGGCCTCCTGCCAAACAATTGTTTGCCTTGTATTGCCTCCGCTGTTGGTGTAAATGAGAAGAAGAGACCACTTTCCACAAGCCCAACTCATTCCATGAAGATGCCCTCCTTAAAGCTCTCATTCAAGAAGAAGTCTGGAGAAGCTCATCCTTCTTCCACACTAT TGTCTACAAAGGATTTCCTTGAAAGGCCTCTAGCAGGTTCTCAAGTTCAGTTATGCTTACTGGAAAAGAAAATACTGAACAGCTGGTCTCATATTGATCCTGGCACTTTCCGAGTCCGTGGGTCAAACTATTTTAG ggatAAAAAGAAAGAGCTTGCTCCAAATTATGCAGCGTACTACCCATTTGGAGTTGATGTATACTTGTCACCGCAAAAACTCAACCATATATCCCGATATGTTCAACTTCCCGATGTTCAAATCTCCAGTAAACTCCCACCACTTTTGGTGGTCAATGTACAG GTTCCACTATATCCTGCCTCATTATTTCAAAATGAAATCGATGGAGAAGGGATGAGCTTTGTTTTGTATTTTAGGCTCTCCGATGCTTACTCAAAAGAACTACCCCCATCATTTATAGAGAATATCAGA AAATTAGTTGATGATCATGTAGAAAAGGTGAAAGCGTTTCCGATGGAAACAACCATACCATTTCGAGAACGGCTAAAGATACTTGGCCGGGTGGCAAATCTGGAGGACCTTCCTTTAAGTGCGGCAGAAAGGAAGCTAATGCATGCATACAATGAGAAGCCTGTGCTTTCTAGACCTCAACACGAGTTTTACCTG GGTGACAACTACTTTGAGGTTGACATTGACATGCATAGGTTTAGCTACATCTCAAGGAAAGGTTTCGAAACATTTTTGGACAGGCTAAAAATATGCATGCTAGATGTTGGTCTAACCATTCAG GGAAATAAAGCTGAAGAATTGCCTGAGCAGATTTTATGCTGTGTTAGGTTGAATGGGATAGATTACACACAATATAAGCCACTGATGACACATGGGGCCTGA
- the LOC4333789 gene encoding uncharacterized protein encodes MPPPLLLLLLLLLGGAAAAEEPPAAPSSSPPPHKNATLSEILPRYGLPPGLFPASVTAFSLAANGSLAVDLGGPCYAHYEYLTYFEPRVTGVLRYGSLTGLSGVKVRRFLVWFDVVRVKVDLPPPPRYVYLDIGWITRKLPADEFESPHECEDSKKCRLSSALATVAAWFQNFFAQF; translated from the exons atgccgcctcccctcctcctcctcctcctcctcctcctcggcggcgccgccgcggcggaggagcccccggcggcgccctcctcctcccctccgccgcacAAGAACGCGACGCTCTCCGAGATCCTCCCGCGCTACGGCCTGCCTCCGGGGCTGTTCCCCGCCAGCGTCACCGCCTTCTCCCTCGCCGCCAACGGCAgcctcgccgtcgacctcggGGGGCCCTGCTACGCCCACTACGAGTACCTCACCTACTTCGAGCCCCGCGTCACGGGGGTCCTCCGCTACGGCTCCCTCACCGGCCTCTCCGGGGTCAAGGTCCGCCGCTTCCTCGTCTGGTTCGACGTCGTCCGCGTCAAGGTCgacctcccgccgcccccgcgctaCGTCTACCTCGACATCGGCTGGATCACCCGCAAGCTCCCCGCCGACGAGTTCGAGTCCCCCCACGAGTGCGAGGACTCCAAGAAATGCCGCCTCTCGTCCGCGCTCGCCACGGTCGCCGCGTGGTTCCAG AACTTCTTTGCCCAGTTTTAG